Below is a genomic region from Nitrospiraceae bacterium.
CCTTCAACCCAAGGCAAAGATGAACCTGTTCCAATGGTTTTTTCTTCAGAAGCACACCACCGTGCAGCTCCGGAGGACGTCGGCCATTTACGTAACTTCTTTTGGCTCTCCGGCTGTTACCGAAAAAGTGCACCACCATCGAATGGAGTTTGGCCTGTTCGAAGTTCCCTGCGACCGCAATGACGATCTGCGCCGGATCATAGTGCACGTCGACGTACGCCATCAAATCCTGTCGGCGCAGGCTTCGAATCGTCTCTTCCCGACCTAGGATCGATCGGCCCAGCGGGTGACGTCCCAGTACCTGACCCGTGTGGAGCTCCTGTACGAGATCTTCTGGATCGTCCTGGACCATCCGAATTTCCTCCAGCACAACTTGCTTTTCTTTCTCGACTTCTTTCGCGTCAAAGCGTGAGCGATAGAACAGATCGGAGAGCAATTCCAAGGCCCGATGGAGGTCCTGATCCAGAACCTTCACGTAAAAGGTGGTCGTCTCCCTGGTGGTAAAGGCGTTCATCTCGCCGCCGAGTGCGTCAATTTCCCGCGAAATCTCAGTAGCGGAACGAGACTCCGTACCTTTAAAAAACATATGTTCGATGAAATGAGAGAACCCTGATTGGGAAGGCTGCTCGTCCCGGGATCCGGTATTCACCCAAATCCCGACGGTCACCGATTTGAGTGTTGGTATCCTCTCGGTGACAACCCGAATGCCATTCTCAAGGACGAACTTGTGGTACAAGGCGCTCACCCGGCGGATGAGTCCTTGGCTCCGGCTCCGGTGGGGGCCGGCATGGTTTCCTTGCGACTCAGCCGGATCTTTCCCTGCCTGTCTACTTCCAGCACTTTGACAAGGATTTGATCGCCCTCCGCGACTTCATCGGAGACAGATTTCACCCGATGATGGGCGAGCTGTGAGATATGCACGAGTCCGTCGGTTCCTGGAAGCACCTCAACGAAGGCGCCGAAGT
It encodes:
- a CDS encoding pitrilysin family protein; amino-acid sequence: MSALYHKFVLENGIRVVTERIPTLKSVTVGIWVNTGSRDEQPSQSGFSHFIEHMFFKGTESRSATEISREIDALGGEMNAFTTRETTTFYVKVLDQDLHRALELLSDLFYRSRFDAKEVEKEKQVVLEEIRMVQDDPEDLVQELHTGQVLGRHPLGRSILGREETIRSLRRQDLMAYVDVHYDPAQIVIAVAGNFEQAKLHSMVVHFFGNSRRAKRSYVNGRRPPELHGGVLLKKKPLEQVHLCLGLKGIPAGHKDRYAAYALNSVLGGSVSSRLFQEVREKRGLAYSIYSFLSGYSDSGTITVYAATRQKEVDRVVDLICREIRRMRANGIERKELERAKNQMKGSLMLSLESSHSRMSKLAKDELTHGKRTSLEEMLTHIDRVNEEQMFNVGRQLFKLDCLAITGLGPLPAHSLKEHR